One Candidatus Methylomirabilota bacterium genomic region harbors:
- a CDS encoding DUF933 domain-containing protein, with protein sequence MKIGLIGLPKSGKTTLFNLLTGSTVPTSRYETGRGELHTGIARVPDPRVDGLSALFQPRKTTYASFEVVDLAGIAKGERAGLETKEFRNADALLHVVRAFPDPALGAPDPRRDIDDLETELILADLEVVERRLVRLESSIKKRRTDAEVREQEILKKLQAALEAATPLRALELSADEARVVRGFTFLSQKPILHCVNLDEKAVGEGERVVERFGLGGLTSRPHTRVGWVSAVIEAEVARLAGDEQQAFLADLGLTEPAIRRLLSDCYALLGLISFFTVGDDEVRAWAIPRGTRAQDAAGTVHSDMARGFIRAEVTGYDELVAAQGSFAEVRARGQLRLEGKDYIVGDGEICHIRFNVGK encoded by the coding sequence AAGATCGGCCTGATCGGACTGCCCAAGAGCGGCAAGACGACGCTGTTCAACCTCCTCACCGGCTCCACCGTCCCCACCTCGCGCTACGAGACGGGGCGCGGGGAGCTCCACACGGGCATCGCGCGGGTGCCGGACCCCCGCGTGGACGGGCTGAGCGCGCTGTTCCAGCCCAGGAAGACGACGTATGCGAGCTTCGAGGTCGTGGACCTGGCCGGGATCGCCAAGGGGGAGCGGGCGGGGCTGGAGACCAAGGAGTTCCGGAACGCGGACGCGCTGCTGCACGTGGTGCGGGCCTTCCCGGACCCCGCGCTCGGCGCGCCCGATCCGCGGCGCGACATCGACGATCTCGAGACCGAGCTGATCCTCGCCGACCTCGAGGTCGTCGAGCGCCGCCTGGTCCGGCTGGAGTCCTCCATCAAGAAGCGCCGCACCGACGCCGAGGTCCGGGAGCAGGAGATTCTGAAAAAGCTCCAGGCGGCCCTGGAGGCCGCGACGCCGCTCCGCGCGCTCGAGCTGTCGGCCGACGAGGCCCGGGTGGTGCGGGGCTTCACCTTCCTCTCGCAGAAGCCGATCCTGCACTGCGTGAACCTGGACGAGAAGGCTGTCGGCGAGGGCGAGCGCGTCGTCGAGCGGTTCGGGCTCGGCGGGCTCACCTCACGCCCGCACACCCGGGTGGGCTGGGTGTCGGCGGTGATCGAGGCCGAGGTGGCCCGGCTCGCCGGCGACGAGCAGCAGGCTTTTCTGGCCGACCTGGGCCTCACGGAGCCGGCCATCCGCCGCCTCCTGAGCGACTGTTACGCGCTCCTGGGCCTGATCTCGTTCTTCACGGTCGGCGACGACGAGGTGAGGGCGTGGGCGATCCCCCGGGGCACGCGCGCGCAGGACGCAGCGGGGACCGTGCACTCCGACATGGCCCGCGGCTTCATCCGGGCCGAGGTCACGGGCTACGACGAGCTGGTCGCGGCCCAGGGGTCGTTCGCAGAGGTGCGGGCCAGAGGCCAGCTCCGGCTCGAGGGCAAGGACTACATCGTCGGCGACGGCGAGATCTGCCACATCCGCTTCAACGTCGGGAAGTAG